In Plodia interpunctella isolate USDA-ARS_2022_Savannah chromosome 9, ilPloInte3.2, whole genome shotgun sequence, a single genomic region encodes these proteins:
- the LOC128672536 gene encoding uncharacterized protein LOC128672536, with product MFTRICVAFLVVCAAVAQDSVWVDVEPNTEDPGDPEWQNTDELASELKLANEKALLLYTEYSAKTASSLRHFLEEINGFGNRTLAVLDTGAVDNAPESCRTDLLQSLYVVETNARRAAIFSAENHHKFLLGHMIVFRMHLNKSEDFIKKCDKAVNTCGAACDKIPRVQRWRRYAANELHRFLDDLQHSRRSYMDLLVHSRKKLKHLRKQASREAEKAVGDFKSCLRK from the exons ATGTTCACGCGCATCTGCGTCGCGTTTCTAGTGGTCTGCGCGGCGGTTGCACAG GACTCGGTCTGGGTGGATGTGGAGCCGAACACAGAAGACCCTGGGGATCCGGAGTGGCAGAACACAGATGAACTGGCGTCAGAATTGAAG CTAGCCAATGAAAAGGCACTGTTGTTATACACTGAGTACTCAGCGAAGACAGCTTCAAGTCTACGACACTTCCTCGAAGAGATCAATGGTTTTGGCAACCGGACCTTAGCTGTACTGGACACTGGAGCTGTGGATAATgct CCTGAATCCTGTCGGACTGACCTGCTGCAGAGTCTCTACGTGGTCGAGACGAATGCCCGTCGGGCGGCCATCTTCAGCGCTGAAAACCACCACAAATTTCTGCTTGGGCACATGATCGTGTTCAGAATGCATCTCAATAAG aGCGAAgacttcataaaaaaatgtgacaaaGCAGTCAATACCTGCGGTGCTGCGTGCGAT AAAATTCCTCGAGTCCAACGCTGGAGGAGGTATGCAGCCAATGAACTGCATCGGTTCCTCGACGACCTCCAGCACTCCCGTAGGTCCTACATGGACCTGCTCGTCCATTCCCGGAAGAAACTCAAACATCTGAGGAAGCAGGCGTCCAGGGAGGCTGAAAAAGCTGTGGGGGACTTCAAATCCTGCTTGCGGAAATGA